From Erigeron canadensis isolate Cc75 chromosome 8, C_canadensis_v1, whole genome shotgun sequence, one genomic window encodes:
- the LOC122580587 gene encoding protein trichome berefringence-like 7 — MSTIRHSFVNWVQCKRFIFRWFNKYNVISSCLFIVLVIVFGFIYINESIPLVNLEENIVSDSNDSDGVCDLYDGKWVPDENDEYPLYNASQCPFAEKSFNCLANGRKDKGYLKWRWKPNNCDVSRFDVEVVLEKLRGKRVVFVGDSLSRTQWESMICLLMTGVDDKSSVYEVNGNKISKKIRYLGVRFSSYNFTVEFYRSVFLVKIGSVPKRSPKRVRSTIKLDELDGISSKWIDSDILVFNTGHWWNRAKLFEMGCYFKVGGRLKLGMSTMSAYTTALNTWASWVENMVDTDRTRVFFRTFEGSHWSGLNGHICKVTKNPLSTSKADDRSNFSDIIIRMVKNMSVPVTTMYVTPMGSFRSDAHVGTWSDNPTVPDCSHWCLPGVPDAWNEILFSYL; from the exons ATGAGTACTATTAGGCATTCGTTTGTGAATTGGGTACAATGTAAAAGATTTATATTTAGGTggtttaataaatataatgtaattagCTCTTGTTTGTTTATTGTGTTAGTCATAgtttttggttttatatatataaatgaaagtaTACCCCTTGTGAATCTTGAAGAAAATATTGTTAGTGATTCGAATGATTCGGACGGTGTGTGTGATCTTTATGATGGAAAGTGGGTTCctgatgaaaatgatgaataCCCTTTATACAATGCATCTCAATGTCCATTTGCcgaaaaaagttttaattgttTAGCTAATGGTAGGAAGGATAAAGGTTATTTGAAATGGCGGTGGAAACCAAACAATTGTGATGTTTCTAGGTTTGATGTTGAGGTTGTTCTGGAAAAGCTTCGTGGGAAGCGAGTTGTGTTTGTTGGTGATTCTTTGAGTAGGACTCAATGGGAGTCTATGATATGTTTGCTTATGACTGGTGTGGATGATAAATCGAGTGTTTATGAAGTTAATGGGAATAAGATTAGTAAAAAGATTAGGTATTTGGGTGTTAGGTTTAGTTCTTATAATTTTACGGTCGAGTTTTACCGGTCCGTTTTTCTAGTGAAGATTGGTTCGGTCCCAAAACGTTCACCAAAGAGGGTTAGATCAACGATTAAACTTGATGAGTTGGATGGCATTAGCTCAAAATGGATTGATTCGGATATTCTTGTGTTTAATACTGGACATTGGTGGAATCGTGCAAAGCTTTTCGAAAT GGGTTGTTATTTTAAGGTTGGTGGAAGGCTGAAACTTGGAATGTCAACCATGTCTGCATATACTACAGCATTAAACACTTGGGCATCATGGGTTGAAAATATGGTTGATACAGATAGGACCCGGGTATTCTTTAGGACATTTGAGGGCAGTCATTGGAG CGGGCTCAATGGTCACATTTgcaaagttaccaaaaatcctTTATCTACTAGCAAAGCTGATGATAGAAGTAATTTCTCGGATATTATAATAAGAATGGTCAAAAATATGTCAGTACCAGTAACGACAATGTATGTAACTCCCATGGGGTCGTTTCGTAGTGATGCACATGTTGGTACATGGAGTGATAATCCAACGGTTCCTGACTGTAGCCATTGGTGTTTACCTGGAGTCCCAGATGCATGGAATGAAATCCTGTTCTCATATCTGTGA
- the LOC122610562 gene encoding protein SRC2 homolog: MDYRPLDITVISANGLNNFWFFFRMRVYVVVSLINGKSTVEKKTHSSRGRNPKWNHRVKFPVEESAINTSTLLFVLRQNRFWGDKDIGEVSIPVRELLEANGSSEHVVDYQVQSVRGKSVGTFTFSHQFKEKVYPARDNARTSGSSHPPGTSSYMTNQQQGVPAYPQGPYSQAPGYVNYPPGGGAYGVGWYPPPPTTPPNGYAYPPQHVGYNQQVHQQPK; this comes from the coding sequence ATGGATTATCGTCCTTTAGATATCACGGTGATCTCAGCCAATGGATTGAACAATTTCTGGTTTTTCTTTAGGATGAGAGTGTATGTTGTTGTTTCTTTGataaatggaaaatcaaccgtCGAAAAGAAGACACACTCTAGCCGTGGGCGCAACCCAAAATGGAACCATAGGGTCAAGTTTCCGGTTGAGGAGTCAGCTATAAATACCAGCACCCTTCTTTTTGTCCTTAGGCAAAACCGGTTCTGGGGTGACAAAGACATTGGTGAGGTGTCAATACCGGTTCGTGAGCTTCTTGAGGCAAATGGATCCTCAGAACATGTAGTGGACTACCAGGTTCAGTCTGTGAGAGGAAAATCCGTTGGCACCTTTACATTTTCTCACCAATTCAAAGAAAAAGTTTATCCTGCTCGAGATAATGCAAGAACATCGGGTAGTTCTCATCCTCCAGGGACGTCGTCATACATGACTAATCAACAACAAGGGGTACCAGCTTACCCCCAGGGGCCGTACTCTCAAGCCCCAGGATATGTAAACTATCCACCAGGTGGAGGCGCATATGGTGTTGGGTGGTACCCACCACCACCCACGACGCCACCTAATGGGTATGCATATCCCCCCCAACACGTGGGTTATAATCAACAAGTGCACCAACAACCAAAATGA
- the LOC122578530 gene encoding alcohol dehydrogenase 1 codes for MSSAGQVIRCKAAVAREAGKPLVIEEVEVAPPQKMEVRLKILFTSLCHTDVYFWEAKGQNPLFPRILGHEAGGIVESVGEGVTELKPGDKVLPVFTGECGDCRHCKSEESNMCDLLRINTDRGVMINDGKSRFSKDGQPIYHFLGTSTFSEYTVVHSGCVAKINPDAPLDKVCVLSCGISTGMGATLNVAKPKKGMSVAIFGLGAVGLAAAEGARIAGASRIIGIDLNQSRAKEAKKFGVTEFVNPKDHDKPIQQVIAEMTDGGVDRSVECTGNVNAMMSAFECVHDGWGVAVLVGVPNKDDEFKTLPINLLNERTLKGTFFGNYKPRTDIPGVVEKYMKKELEVEKFITHEVGFSEINKAFDYMLKGESLRCIIRMDA; via the exons ATGTCTTCTGCCGGTCAGGTCATTCGATGCAaag CTGCGGTGGCTCGAGAGGCTGGGAAGCCACTGGTGATCGAAGAAGTGGAGGTGGCGCCACCACAGAAAATGGAAGTCCGTTTGAAGATCCTCTTTACTTCCTTGTGCCACACCGACGTCTACTTTTGGGAAGCTAAG GGACAAAACCCCTTGTTTCCTCGCATATTAGGCCACGAAGCTGGAGG AATCGTCGAGAGCGTGGGTGAGGGTGTGACCGAACTGAAACCAGGGGACAAAGTGCTCCCGGTATTCACCGGAGAATGTGGCGATTGCCGCCATTGTAAGTCAGAAGAGAGTAATATGTGTGATCTTCTCCGGATTAATACTGATAGGGGGGTCATGATAAATGACGGAAAATCAAGGTTCTCCAAAGATGGCCAACCGATTTACCATTTTCTTGGGACGTCAACCTTTAGCGAGTACACGGTTGTTCATTCTGGATGTGTGGCTAAGATTAACCCCGATGCCCCGCTTGACAAAGTCTGTGTTCTTAGCTGCGGAATTTCCACTG GAATGGGTGCAACCTTGAATGTAGCTAAGCCGAAAAAGGGCATGAGTGTTGCTATATTTGGGCTGGGAGCTGTTGGGCTTGCT GCTGCGGAAGGAGCTCGGATTGCTGGGGCTTCGAGGATCATTGGTATTGATCTGAACCAGAGCAGGGCCAAGGAAG CAAAGAAGTTTGGTGTTACTGAGTTTGTGAATCCAAAAGATCATGACAAGCCGATCCAACAG GTCATTGCTGAGATGACTGATGGTGGAGTTGATAGGAGTGTTGAGTGTACTGGAAATGTCAATGCTATGATGTCGGCTTTTGAATGTGTTCATGAT ggATGGGGTGTTGCTGTGCTTGTTGGAGTTCCAAATAAAGATGATGAGTTCAAGACTCTTCCGATAAATCTGTTGAACGAGAGGACCCTGAAGGGTACTTTCTTTGGCAACTACAAGCCACGTACCGATATTCCTGGTGTGGTCGAGAAATACATGAAGAAG GAATTAGAGGTTGAGAAGTTCATAACTCACGAAGTTGGCTTCTCAGAAATCAACAAAGCATTTGACTACATGCTTAAAGGAGAGAGTCTTCGATGCATCATCCGTATGGACGCATAG
- the LOC122578531 gene encoding alcohol dehydrogenase 1-like, which yields MEEVEVAPPQKMEVRIKILFTSLCHTDVYFWEAKGQNPVFPRIFGHEAGGVVESVGEGVTELEPGDHVLPVFTGECKECAHCKSEESNMCDLLRINTDRGVMIHDQKSRFSINGKPIFHFVGTSTFSEYTVVHVGCLAKINPLAPLDKVCILSCGITTGLGATLNVAKPKKGSSVAIFGLGAVGLAAAEGARMAGASRIIGVDLNANRFELAKKFGVTEFVNPKDYQKPVQEVIAEMTNGGVDRSVECTGNVDAMISAFECVHDGWGVAVLVGVPHKDAVFKTHPMKLLDERTLKGTFFGNYKPRSDIPSVVEKYMNKELELEKFITHEVPFSDINKAFDLMLRGEGLRCIIRMDE from the exons ATGGAAGAAGTTGAGGTGGCCCCACCTCAGAAAATGGAAGTTCGTATCAAGATCCTTTTCACTTCACTTTGTCACACTGATGTTTATTTCTGGGAAGCAAAAGGACAGAATCCTGTGTTTCCTCGGATTTTTGGACATGAAGCTGGAgg GGTTGTGGAGAGCGTTGGGGAAGGAGTGACTGAGCTTGAGCCAGGGGATCATGTTCTTCCTGTTTTTACTGGGGAGTGCAAAGAATGTGCACATTGCAAGTCCGAAGAGAGCAATATGTGTGACCTTTTGAGGATCAACACCGATAGGGGCGTCATGATTCATGATCAGAAATCTCGTTTCTCGATCAACGGGAAGcccatttttcattttgttgGGACGTCTACGTTTAGCGAGTACACGGTGGTTCATGTTGGATGTCTTGCCAAAATCAACCCTCTTGCCCCTCTTGACAAAGTTTGTATCCTTAGTTGTGGAATTACCACAg GCTTAGGTGCTACTTTGAATGTTGCAAAACCTAAAAAGGGCTCATCTGTGGCCATTTTCGGGTTGGGAGCTGTGGGACTTgct GCTGCAGAAGGTGCAAGAATGGCAGGGGCTTCAAGGATCATTGGGGTTGATTTGAATGCCAATAGATTTGAGCTTG CAAAGAAATTTGGGGTAACTGAGTTTGTGAACCCAAAAGACTATCAGAAACCAGTACAAGAAGTGATTGCAGAGATGACTAATGGAGGTGTAGACAGGAGCGTGGAATGCACTGGgaatgttgatgctatgatttCGGCCTTCGAGTGTGTTCACGAC GGTTGGGGCGTTGCGGTTCTTGTGGGTGTTCCGCATAAAGATGCTGTCTTCAAGACTCATCCCATGAAACTATTGGACGAAAGAACGCTCAAGGGCACCTTCTTTGGAAACTATAAACCTCGATCAGATATTCCTTCTGTGGTCGAAAAGTATATGAATAAG GAACTCGAGTTGGAAAAGTTCATAACACATGAAGTGCCATTTTCTGACATCAATAAGGCCTTTGATTTGATGCTTAGAGGTGAAGGGCTTCGTTGTATCATTCGTATGGATGAATAA
- the LOC122578526 gene encoding alcohol dehydrogenase 2-like, with protein MSSKTGQVIKCKAAVAWEAGKPLVMEEVEVAPPQKMEVRIKILFTSLCHTDVYFWEAKGQNPVFPRILGHEAGGVVESVGEGVTDLEPGDHVLPVFTGECKECAHCKSEESNMCDLLRINTDRGVMIHDQKSRFSINGKPIFHFVGTSTFSEYTVVHVGCLAKINPLAPLDKVCILSCGISTGLGATLNVAKPKKGSSVAIFGLGAVGLAAAEGARMAGASRIIGVDLNANRFELAKNFGVTEFLNPKDYKKPVQEVIAEMTNGGVDRSVECTGHIDAMISAFECVHDGWGVAVLVGVPHKDAVFKTHPMKFLDERTLKGTFFGNYKPRSDIPSVVEKYMNKELELEKFITHEVPFSEINKAFDLMLKGEGLRCIIRMDE; from the exons ATGTCTAGCAAAACAGGCCAAGTGATTAAATGCAAAG CCGCGGTGGCATGGGAAGCAGGAAAGCCGCTGGTGATGGAAGAAGTTGAGGTGGCGCCACCTCAGAAAATGGAAGTTCGCATTAAGATCCTCTTCACTTCACTTTGTCACACTGATGTTTATTTTTGGGAAGCCAAGGGTCAGAATCCTGTGTTTCCTAGAATTTTAGGACATGAAGCTGGAgg GGTTGTGGAGAGTGTTGGGGAAGGAGTGACAGATCTTGAGCCAGGGGATCATGTCCTCCCTGTTTTTACCGGAGAGTGCAAAGAGTGTGCTCATTGCAAGTCCGAAGAAAGCAATATGTGTGACCTTTTGAGGATCAACACCGACAGGGGCGTCATGATCCATGATCAGAAATCTCGATTCTCGATCAACGGGAAGCCCATTTTCCATTTTGTTGGGACTTCTACGTTTAGCGAGTACACGGTGGTTCATGTTGGATGTCTTGCTAAAATCAACCCTCTTGCCCCTCTTGACAAAGTTTGTATCCTTAGTTGTGGCATCTCCACAG GCCTAGGTGCTACTTTGAATGTTGCCAAGCCTAAAAAGGGCTCATCTGTGGCGATTTTCGGGCTGGGAGCTGTGGGACTTGCT GCTGCAGAAGGTGCAAGAATGGCAGGGGCTTCAAGGATCATTGGTGTTGATCTCAATGCTAATAGATTTGAGCTTG CAAAGAATTTTGGGGTAACAGAGTTTCTGAACCCGAAAGACTATAAGAAGCCGGTACAAGAAGTGATTGCAGAGATGACAAATGGAGGTGTTGACAGGAGTGTTGAATGTACTGGCCACATTGATGCCATGATTTCGGCCTTTGAATGTGTTCACGAT GGTTGGGGCGTTGCGGTTCTTGTGGGTGTTCCGCATAAAGATGCTGTCTTCAAGACTCATCCTATGAAATTTTTGGATGAAAGAACACTCAAGGGTACCTTCTTTGGAAACTATAAACCTCGATCAGATATTCCTTCTGTGGTCGAAAAGTACATGAATAAG GAACTCGAGTTGGAAAAGTTCATAACACATGAAGTGCCATTTTCCGAGATCAATAAGGCCTTCGACTTGATGCTTAAAGGCGAAGGCCTTCGTTGTATCATTCGAATGGATGAATAA